A region from the Solibacillus sp. FSL H8-0523 genome encodes:
- a CDS encoding TnsA endonuclease N-terminal domain-containing protein has protein sequence MPKRTRISKVEKWIKEGRGSGVGANYKPWLNIQDVSSKGRSTRLKGIKTNRQYEFLSDLERNYFYITEYSDFVIDIREQFPLLPLEETMIIADELGLKHPTDPKTNEPIVMTTDFLLTVDRGQGFVELARTIKMKDELLNERVLEKFEIERVYWERRQIDWGIVTELEITKEMARNISYIHDYYDIQSYDAFQNLNQQHIEDLAMALLQRILNESKSIREITNVFAKETHMPLGSGMTLFYHLLAQKIIRIDMSEPLNVEQPIVVQSIDESKLKKVKFG, from the coding sequence ATGCCTAAAAGAACTAGGATATCTAAAGTTGAAAAATGGATTAAAGAAGGTAGAGGCTCTGGAGTAGGAGCGAATTATAAACCATGGTTAAATATTCAGGATGTTTCATCTAAAGGTCGCTCTACACGTTTAAAAGGCATTAAAACAAATAGACAATATGAATTTCTATCTGATTTAGAACGAAATTACTTTTATATAACTGAATATTCGGATTTCGTTATTGATATTAGAGAACAGTTTCCTTTGTTGCCGTTGGAGGAAACCATGATTATTGCTGATGAATTAGGTCTTAAACACCCTACAGACCCGAAAACGAATGAGCCAATTGTGATGACAACAGATTTTCTACTTACTGTAGATAGAGGACAAGGATTCGTAGAGCTTGCGAGAACAATAAAGATGAAGGATGAGCTGTTAAATGAGCGAGTTCTTGAGAAATTTGAAATTGAGCGAGTTTACTGGGAAAGACGGCAAATTGATTGGGGTATCGTAACAGAATTAGAGATTACAAAAGAAATGGCGCGGAACATTAGCTATATTCACGATTATTATGATATTCAAAGCTACGACGCTTTTCAAAATCTAAATCAGCAGCATATTGAAGATTTAGCGATGGCATTGTTACAAAGAATCTTAAATGAAAGCAAGAGTATTAGAGAGATTACAAACGTATTTGCTAAAGAAACACATATGCCTTTAGGTAGCGGAATGACACTATTTTATCATTTACTTGCCCAGAAAATTATACGAATAGATATGTCAGAGCCTTTAAATGTGGAACAACCTATTGTCGTTCAGTCTATTGACGAAAGTAAGCTGAAGAAGGTGAAATTCGGATGA
- a CDS encoding Mu transposase C-terminal domain-containing protein, with protein MIYINQVLQSVKDSTRIRIIEIEESYVYVVNIDANTSMPKKELYSSLLTDIEQKEWLLVTDPFARVVKEEELTEIQIYKRDTDWEIIQTNCAQHMEKLLQKSGRETKIKEIATTLDVTPTKVKKLLSRYWQRGMNKNAMLPDYANSGGRGKTKNLSEDKVGRPRRVTVNGEYRSGINITDEIKTQFEHAINKYYRKTNNYSLKDVYHFILRDFYSDRYKENGELQYRIWEANRIPSYQQFYYWFKKFEDPKKDIEFRKSAKEYELKHRPLISNSKAETNGPGTRFQIDATAADIYLVSSFDVNKVISRPVVYAVVDVYSRIITGVYVGLEGPSWVGAMMALDNMVADKVEFCKQYDIEITEEQWPTNHLPEIIIADRGEFEGYSVAGLINNLNVKIENTTAYRGDLKGIVERKFRAFNGKVKQKAPGAIQKEYRERGDMDYRLNATLNLKEFTSLIITMVLQHNHKIIDKYPMEKEMITDGIVPTPINLWNWGIHNRKGRLRTVDRNILRLNVLPREKATISRAGIKFKNLLYGSKRAIEEQWYAKLKNKSIEVVYDPRSLDKIYIPNDNGMDYETCILLEPSQQYKLDFLEDVVFQHQLRNELEEEERSKQVQLTINADAMMEQIIKGAEQKKKKALHQPTSKKEKLEAIRENKTNEKQANREEEKFDLSPTSSIAEQPTEVIDFVSRTKLEQTVEKKSSSRLMDKLKRKRDEQFGKDE; from the coding sequence ATGATTTATATTAATCAAGTTCTTCAATCGGTAAAAGATTCAACTCGTATTCGTATTATTGAAATTGAGGAATCTTATGTTTATGTCGTCAATATTGATGCAAATACATCTATGCCTAAAAAAGAGCTCTATTCATCGTTATTGACAGATATAGAGCAAAAAGAGTGGCTGCTTGTCACAGATCCCTTTGCACGTGTAGTAAAGGAAGAAGAATTAACGGAAATTCAAATTTATAAGCGTGATACAGATTGGGAGATTATCCAAACGAACTGTGCCCAACATATGGAGAAATTGCTTCAAAAGAGTGGTAGAGAAACAAAAATTAAAGAGATTGCAACTACGTTAGATGTTACTCCAACAAAGGTTAAAAAGTTACTTAGTCGCTATTGGCAGCGAGGTATGAATAAAAATGCCATGTTACCTGATTATGCAAATTCAGGTGGTCGAGGAAAAACAAAAAATCTAAGTGAGGATAAGGTTGGGCGACCACGTAGAGTAACCGTAAATGGTGAATATCGAAGTGGTATTAATATAACGGATGAGATTAAAACACAATTTGAACATGCGATTAATAAATATTACCGCAAAACGAATAACTACTCATTAAAAGATGTTTATCATTTTATTTTGCGTGATTTTTATTCGGACCGTTATAAAGAAAACGGTGAGCTGCAGTATCGTATTTGGGAAGCGAATCGTATCCCCTCCTACCAGCAGTTTTACTATTGGTTCAAAAAGTTTGAAGACCCTAAAAAAGATATTGAGTTTCGTAAAAGTGCTAAGGAATATGAGTTAAAGCATCGTCCGCTTATTAGTAATTCTAAAGCAGAAACAAATGGTCCAGGGACGCGCTTTCAAATTGATGCAACAGCTGCGGATATTTATTTAGTAAGCTCTTTTGATGTAAATAAAGTTATTAGTAGACCTGTTGTTTATGCAGTCGTAGATGTCTATTCACGTATTATTACGGGCGTTTATGTTGGCTTAGAGGGACCATCATGGGTAGGTGCCATGATGGCACTAGATAACATGGTAGCCGATAAGGTTGAATTTTGTAAGCAATATGATATTGAGATTACAGAAGAGCAATGGCCGACGAATCATTTGCCTGAAATTATCATTGCAGATCGAGGGGAATTTGAAGGATATTCAGTAGCTGGGCTGATTAATAATTTGAATGTCAAAATTGAAAATACAACAGCATATCGTGGTGATTTAAAAGGGATTGTTGAGCGTAAATTTAGGGCGTTTAACGGAAAAGTGAAACAAAAAGCGCCAGGTGCTATTCAAAAGGAGTACCGAGAGCGTGGAGACATGGATTATAGGTTAAACGCTACATTGAATTTAAAAGAATTCACTTCTTTGATTATTACGATGGTGCTACAACACAATCATAAAATCATTGATAAATATCCAATGGAAAAGGAAATGATTACAGATGGAATTGTACCAACACCTATTAACTTATGGAATTGGGGCATTCATAATCGCAAAGGGCGCTTGCGAACAGTAGATAGAAATATTCTGCGTTTGAATGTGCTACCGCGTGAGAAAGCAACTATTTCAAGAGCAGGTATTAAGTTTAAAAATTTACTATATGGTTCAAAACGTGCTATTGAAGAACAGTGGTATGCCAAGTTGAAAAACAAAAGCATTGAGGTTGTGTATGATCCACGTTCTTTAGATAAAATTTATATTCCGAATGATAATGGCATGGATTATGAAACGTGTATTTTGTTAGAGCCAAGTCAGCAATATAAATTAGATTTCTTAGAGGATGTTGTTTTCCAACATCAATTAAGAAATGAGTTAGAAGAAGAGGAACGTTCTAAGCAAGTACAGTTGACTATTAATGCAGACGCAATGATGGAGCAAATTATTAAGGGAGCCGAGCAAAAGAAGAAAAAGGCATTGCATCAACCGACTAGTAAAAAGGAAAAACTAGAAGCAATTAGAGAGAATAAAACCAATGAAAAGCAAGCGAATCGTGAGGAAGAGAAATTTGATTTATCTCCTACCTCTTCTATAGCTGAGCAGCCAACAGAGGTTATAGATTTTGTATCTAGGACAAAGTTAGAGCAGACGGTAGAAAAGAAATCATCTTCACGTCTAATGGATAAATTGAAGAGAAAGCGAGATGAGCAATTTGGAAAAGATGAATAG